The genomic region CTGTAGAGCACGCAATGCCAGCTTTGTTTAAATCCCACAACATCGCTTCGCCCTCAATCCCACGCACACTAATTAAAGTCGTATTTGGCACGCGATTTTCCCTACTTCCCACAATAAAGACATCTTTAAGCTTCAAAAGCTCATCTTCAAGATAATCGCGCATTTTCCGCACTTCTAGATTCTCAAATTCCAAGCTCTCAACCGCTAATTTCATCGCCTCGCCCATACCAATGATATAAGGCACATTTAGCGTCCCACTGCGCCTTCCACGCATATGTTCGCCCCCATGCAAAAGTGGCGTAAGCTCGATTCCCTTTCTGATATACAGCGCGCCAATGCCCTTTGGTCCGTGAAACTTATGCGCACTAAAGCTTAGAAAATCCACCTGTGCCTTTTGCACATCAACCGGAATCTTACCAATCGCTTGCACCGCGTCAGTGTGGAAAAGCACGCCTTTTTGCTTGCAAAGCGCACCAATCTCTTCAATAGGAAAAATAAGCCCTGTTTCATTATTAGCCCACATAACGCTAACAAGCGCGGTTTTATCCGTAATCGCCTCTGCAACCTGTTTAACAGAAATGTTCCCCTCCGCATTTATCGGCAAGCGCGTAACTTCAACACCAAGAGATTCTAAAAAAGTGCATGTCGCACCTACTGCTGGATGCTCGACTTCAGTCGTTACGATATGATTTTTTTCCTTATTGAAAATAAGGTCAAAATACACGCCTTTTAGCACCCAGTTGTTAGATTCTGTCGCGCAAGAAGTGATAATAATATCATCTTCATCATCTGCATTAATGCCCTTATAAAGCTTATCTATTGCCTCTGCCACAGGTTTATGAATGCTTGTGCCATATTTGTGTAAAGAATTTGGATTGCCATAATTTTCACAAAAATACGGCTCCATAATCGCCTTTACACGCGGATCAACCATCGTTGTAGCATTATTGTCTAAATAAATACCTTTCATCTTTTCTCCTAACTAATATTTGTGTCTTTTTTCGGTATCATCGGCTTTTTAGCCATTTGAAAACTTATTGTGTTGCCTACAAGAAACGAGGCGGATTTTACACAATGTTTATTAATTAATTTTGACTTCAATTAAAAATTTTCCTTGAAAAAATATTTAGTAAGGAATCTTATTTGCTTAGTAAAAGTTTGTGAAGAATTACCGAAACTTAATGGATCAAAATCCAAGGACGGATTCTAAAACGCTAGATTCTAAAGATTTAGCGCGATACAATGCCTATTTAGCTTAATTCTAGGGAGAGAATATGCGTATCACTTTTGGCACAAAATATAATCAAATGAACTACTATCAATCCACTATGCAGCAAAAGCTCTCAGACATCAATACAAAAATTGCCTCTGGTTTAAAAATCCAATATGGCTACCAAGATAGCTCGGTTTTCAATCAGAATCTAAAGCTTGAATACGAGGAACTCACGCTCGATCAAGGGATTGACAACTCAAATACCGCCTACACACGTACGCTTAATACCGACAAAGCCTTAAGCGAACTTTCAGAAACTGCCCTGCAATTTAATACAAAGCTTATCCAAGCGGCAAATGATATTCACTCACCTGCCTCACGCGAGGCGATTGCAAGGGATTTGGAAAAACTTAAAGAGCATATGCTAAGTATCGCAAATACTTCTATCGGTGGGGAATTTCTCTTTGCAGGAAGCAATGTAAAAATCCGCCCATTTACGGAAAATGGTGAGTATAAAGGCAACGACGAAAGACTTGAGACGCTTATAAGCTCAAATAATCTTATGCCTTATAACATTACCGGACAAGAGTTATTTTTCGGGCGAGATTCTGATAGTTGTAAAAGTATCACAACAAATATCCGCAAACTTAATCAAAGCAAGCTCAACCCCGACATAATGGATAGAATCCGCCGCGGCGACATACCTGAAGAAGTGTATATCAAGGAAGGCGACACCTTGCGTGATTTGATAGGTGATGATGACAGAGATACGACAAATAATGGCAAGGAATTTTTCTATATGCGTGGTGTGCGCCCAGATGGCACGAGCTTTAAGAGTAAATTTTCCTTTGATGTGGGTTATAGTGATGAAAAAAATGCCACACGCGTGCAGGACTTGCTGGAAAAAATCGGCAGAGAATTTGGCAATACAACAAAAAATAAAGTCGTTGATGTGCGTATGAATTATTGGGGTGAGATTGAAATCAAAAACCTTGACCCGGGTAACGCAAACATTGATTTTCACCTCATCTCAAGCAATGCGGATGTAGAAAATGTAGATGATTTACAAAAAATGGGTGCGCGCGTTACAAGCTTCCAAAAAAGCCCATTTTTAGGCTCATACACGCAAAGCCATTTAGAATCTGTGCGCGATAATTACGACCATAGAATCTCCACTTTGCCTAGTGCTTTCCTCACCAAAGACAATGTGCCAGCCACGCTCACAACAAGGATTAGGGATATTTTCCCACCTGAAATTGATACACTCATCTTTGCAGGCACGCGCCCAAACACAAATGATGGTAAGGTAGATTCTGCGCCGATTGAGAATCTGCAAATAAACATCGATGATAATATGCAGGTGCGCGACTTACTAAAGGCTATCAGCCTGCATTTTGGTGGAAAACTAGAGGGCGAAATCATCAACGGCGAACTAACTTTTAGGGATAATAATGTGCGCAATAGAGATACTGATATGCTCGAGCCGCCTTTTAATGGAGAGAGTGGCTTTAGTATCAATCTCACGACTTTTTCGCGTGGTATGGAAAGTCAAGGCATACGCAATGACTACAAAATGGAGTACGACAGAGTGAGCTTTGAAAATCGTGGCTCTAAGCTTATTTCAAATGTGCAGCAGATTCTTAAAGGAGGTATGGGCTTTGCCACTGATGAGACGAAGCTTTCTGAAGTTGCAGGGGGAAGCATTGATGGGCAGGTATATAATCTTGACTTAAGCGATCATAACGGCATTCCAATCTTTGCAAAAGTAGAATTTAGCAATGCGCAAGGCTCGTTTCTTGTATTACCAAATCCAGACTTTGACCCTACAAAGCCAGAAAGCGCCGAGCTTAGAATCCCGCTTTATAATCCCCACGATGAGCCACCAGCGATAAATCTCACAAAGGCTGATGATGTAACTTACCGCCAGCTTATGGATTCCATAGGTATCGCACTAAATTTCACAAACAAAGATTCTCAAAGCTATCTAAACACGCTCTTGCAAGATGGCACACCAACACAGGAGGGCAAAAAAGCCTATGAGGAGCTTATCAAAGCGTATAAAAGTCGTATGGAAGTCGAACTCACGCCACAGGGCAAAATGGAGATAAAAGACACAATGCGCTCAATCTCACGAATGCAATTTATGATTTACAACGCGCAAAGCAATGAGTTTTCCGATGATGCCTTGCGCAATCATCGCAGTTTTCTTACTTTTAACGCAAATAATGCGCTGACAATCGACCAGCCTGATGTGAGTATTTTCGAAGGGATTGATGAGATTATTACTGCGGTGCGTAGCGGAATCTACCGCCCTGACAACTTTGGGGAAAACTACACCCCAAATATGCGCAATATTGGGATTCAAAACAGCATCGAGCTTTTTGGGCATTTTAGTAACCATATCGAAAAGATGATTGCTCAAAATGGCGCGCATGGCAGGAGTTTTCAAAACGCTATCCGCCGCAATGAAGTGCTAAAAGTGCAAATTGCCTCAATCAAAAGTGATAACATAGGCACAGATGTCGCGCAAACTTATAATCATTTCTCAAATCTCACAACAAACTATAATGCCGTGCTTTCCTCTACAAGCCGCATTAATCAAATGTCGCTGGTGAATTACCTATGAAAAATATTCCAATCATTAAATACGAACATATCCGCGATATGGCGGATTCTCACAGCATAAGAGTGAAGGAGTTTGAATCTCAAATCGCCTATCTTAAGAAAAGGGGCTATGAGTTTTTAAGTCTTGATGAGTTTAGCGCGCGTAAAATGCAAAAAGAGCCTTTGAATGAAAAATGTGTGCTTGTGATTTTTGAAGGTGGGTGGAGAGATTTTTATGAAAATGCCTATCCGATTTTAAAGCATTTTTGGGCGAAGGCGGGCGTTTTCATCGCGACAGAATGGATTGAGGAATCTAGTATTCAAGCGCTCAAAGAGCCAAATATGGCGGATTCTCACTTGTCGCATAATGAAGCGATTTTAGCCCTAGCGCAAAATCCACGTAGTGTGGTTTGCACTTGGGAAGAATTGCGCGTATGTAGTGGGCTTATCAGCTTTGGATCGATGACGCATACTTATCAGCTCTCAAACTTTGTGCGTAAGCCGTGGCACGAGGACGCAAAGCTTTCAAAAGATTTGATTGCTAAGAATCTTAAGAGTAATACTACACATCTTTTATGGCCTCGTGGGCAGTGGGACCAAAACCTCCTGCGCACAGCCAAAACACTTGGATTCGCTAGCTTTTACACCGCGCAAAATGGCACAAACTTCCAAGGCACAAGCCTTGAAGCAAACAACATCATCACGCCCACAAATAGCCTCTTTACGCTCAAAAAGCAAC from Helicobacter himalayensis harbors:
- a CDS encoding NifS family cysteine desulfurase; amino-acid sequence: MKGIYLDNNATTMVDPRVKAIMEPYFCENYGNPNSLHKYGTSIHKPVAEAIDKLYKGINADDEDDIIITSCATESNNWVLKGVYFDLIFNKEKNHIVTTEVEHPAVGATCTFLESLGVEVTRLPINAEGNISVKQVAEAITDKTALVSVMWANNETGLIFPIEEIGALCKQKGVLFHTDAVQAIGKIPVDVQKAQVDFLSFSAHKFHGPKGIGALYIRKGIELTPLLHGGEHMRGRRSGTLNVPYIIGMGEAMKLAVESLEFENLEVRKMRDYLEDELLKLKDVFIVGSRENRVPNTTLISVRGIEGEAMLWDLNKAGIACSTGSACASEDLEANPVMVAIGADKELAHTAIRISLSRFTTREEIQTMLEVFKKAVKRLRAISSSYEK
- the flgL gene encoding flagellar hook-associated protein FlgL, with amino-acid sequence MRITFGTKYNQMNYYQSTMQQKLSDINTKIASGLKIQYGYQDSSVFNQNLKLEYEELTLDQGIDNSNTAYTRTLNTDKALSELSETALQFNTKLIQAANDIHSPASREAIARDLEKLKEHMLSIANTSIGGEFLFAGSNVKIRPFTENGEYKGNDERLETLISSNNLMPYNITGQELFFGRDSDSCKSITTNIRKLNQSKLNPDIMDRIRRGDIPEEVYIKEGDTLRDLIGDDDRDTTNNGKEFFYMRGVRPDGTSFKSKFSFDVGYSDEKNATRVQDLLEKIGREFGNTTKNKVVDVRMNYWGEIEIKNLDPGNANIDFHLISSNADVENVDDLQKMGARVTSFQKSPFLGSYTQSHLESVRDNYDHRISTLPSAFLTKDNVPATLTTRIRDIFPPEIDTLIFAGTRPNTNDGKVDSAPIENLQINIDDNMQVRDLLKAISLHFGGKLEGEIINGELTFRDNNVRNRDTDMLEPPFNGESGFSINLTTFSRGMESQGIRNDYKMEYDRVSFENRGSKLISNVQQILKGGMGFATDETKLSEVAGGSIDGQVYNLDLSDHNGIPIFAKVEFSNAQGSFLVLPNPDFDPTKPESAELRIPLYNPHDEPPAINLTKADDVTYRQLMDSIGIALNFTNKDSQSYLNTLLQDGTPTQEGKKAYEELIKAYKSRMEVELTPQGKMEIKDTMRSISRMQFMIYNAQSNEFSDDALRNHRSFLTFNANNALTIDQPDVSIFEGIDEIITAVRSGIYRPDNFGENYTPNMRNIGIQNSIELFGHFSNHIEKMIAQNGAHGRSFQNAIRRNEVLKVQIASIKSDNIGTDVAQTYNHFSNLTTNYNAVLSSTSRINQMSLVNYL
- a CDS encoding polysaccharide deacetylase family protein, translated to MKNIPIIKYEHIRDMADSHSIRVKEFESQIAYLKKRGYEFLSLDEFSARKMQKEPLNEKCVLVIFEGGWRDFYENAYPILKHFWAKAGVFIATEWIEESSIQALKEPNMADSHLSHNEAILALAQNPRSVVCTWEELRVCSGLISFGSMTHTYQLSNFVRKPWHEDAKLSKDLIAKNLKSNTTHLLWPRGQWDQNLLRTAKTLGFASFYTAQNGTNFQGTSLEANNIITPTNSLFTLKKQLFVYSSSLSLKLFRWLL